A single window of Oncorhynchus keta strain PuntledgeMale-10-30-2019 chromosome 34, Oket_V2, whole genome shotgun sequence DNA harbors:
- the ranbp2 gene encoding E3 SUMO-protein ligase RanBP2 isoform X1: MRRSKAEVERYIYSVQSSSPSLKEKPIKGFLFAKLYFEAKEYELAKRHVSEYLTVAERDPKAHKFLGQLYEREGDINKAVGCYKRSVDLNPAQRDLVLKVAELLVSKTERDSRAEFWVEKAAKLLPANPAVFNLKERLLNRQGQQGRNQLFDLLQAELAMRPGDAHINIKLVQLFSSDGRLEEAVKHCLATEKRGLLRSSLDWYSTVVHTLQDFLAQPSVSSNEKMSRHLQRELLLAHCSLLRLTLSGKGLQPSIKALGSFDCAMQGLKKTAGSVTDDLSEVYVEMRGHLYLHAGTLLLKMAQEREQQWRAVIDLAALCYLLAYQVPGPKSKVTKGDQSSLQHLELLASDRQSQAGHMLLNLNPDTHTFVREVVEAFGNRSGQGSLFELLFGLQAPAGTSFIGNDDIRSINTQAPAISDLIKRDNGSIQLKGGDLQQLCWLGLQWSLMARRPALRDWLKQLFPRLILETSKLDTNTPESICLLDLEVFLCGVVWCSHTQLQERARITSTGQQQLHEPRCLPLPLLRLLSTDRQREWWDAVYSLIHKQAAPGMSAKLRMTVQHGLSTLRAGEKHGLQPALPIHWAQHLSSTGVGVNSYYDQKEYIGRSVHYWKVVLPLLEKIKQRHSIPEPLDPLFIHFPSRDIQIPSVKGFEEEAMIAFATLLDVEGRTEEAITTLETINNISSNWHLARIFQRLSEEAGSGVEETRDRCVMFLRKFRTYLSKIYNANADDMDKLPVSMEEVMDLLNDVNQQLGEIGEAMDEEGRPVHFSPQFTEPAASVAHIKFSPLTPSPSKSFVPSSKIHMTPPHWAEHQKSLLQMLCQQVEALKNEVHDLRHNSSDSMASPHQRMYGDGYGAESMQEGYPPTQTFHVAPLTVATTQAPSMYFNQSPAYNSGQYLLRPAANVTPTKAPVYGVNRLPPQQHMYTYQQPTNTPPLQSTPACIYPPQDQVFGTPLHFESPATSLLSPYSEEYYGHSQPTTNPPLPEPGYFTKPSVVPVQPPKTIEGKPVDFGKIAFGQQVPAEPLKVPGFGAGVVAQSTPSSAAFKFNSNFKSNDGDFTFKAKNSENLLGLLTSDIPTKSEGPSEVEPPSQGGIFSFGTKSVAGFSFSDAAQSRDKPNLFEKIEQPFSFTDQTKPVFGLENTAVEKGPESDNDSTHVEEDEDGPHFEPIVPLPDKVDVKTGEEEEEEMFCNRSKLFRFDAETKEWKERGIGIVKILKHNTSGKVRLLMRREQVLKICANHYITPDMLLKPIAGSDKSWVWNAIDYADEEPRPEQLAIRYKTADEALLFKTKFEEAQKIVPKSPEKQQDQPDRKATSPNSSAPQVTNFAAQFAKKDGEWHCNVCYVRNAATIMQCVACQTANPNSLSETDSKLATETKGFTSGAASVRGFTFGFGADLSKDTSSAGSIGKGFGAFGAQIPSSFTFGTSGTTSIPVAGFGAQFGKNKETTAEVAESKPSTMPFGSGFGAQFGKKPGQWDCDVCAVRNQASSNSCVSCQTPNHAAKTVVDRAAASKPLTNPLGSGFGAQFGKKPGQWDCDVCAVRNQASSNSCVSCQTLNHAAKTVVDRAAASKPLTNPLGSGFGAQFSKKPGQWDCDVCAVRNQASSNSCVSCQTPNPSAKSTVAVAPPPKPTVSGFGDLFAKRDRQWDCDTCLVRNDASVSKCVSCQTPNASSTSSLGAMFAKQGGQWDCDTCLVRNDSSASQCVSCQTPNTKSTATPSSSSFSFSFGSQSTSTQPVGNVFKANFNSDSSFQFGTSKVDTGAPASFKFETPQAESSGSSAAGFSFNMPVPAGGFKFGTQETAKETPPDETQTPASGSASMFLKNIAEQHREKEKESGVGIPASVPSVDNTDENGKPNDFSFADLAKNSQGDFKFGQTDSNCKEFSHGGEQLFTSLQSNQWADTSADQDEEDVYKTEENDDIQFEPVVQMPDKVDLVTGEEDEQALYSQRVKLFRFDGDISQWKERGVGVLKFLKNATNGRLRVLMRREQVLKVCANHWITTTMNLKPLAGSDKAWMWLANDFSEGDAKLEQLAAKFKTPELAEEFKLKFEECQRLLLDIPLQTPHKLVDTGRTAHLIQKAEEMKSGLKDLKSFLTDDKTKIKENDSQANITTASNTSGLIIKPHVESTGPTLEWDNYDLREEALDDSADTSVYTSPLASSPIRKNLFCFGESTEGFNFSFQPVISPTKSPAKLNQSGVSVDEEQDVTQEEERDGLYFEPVVPLPDLVEISTGEENENVCFSHRAKLYRYDKDLNQWKERGIGDLKILQNYDTKRVRLLMRRDQVLKICANHWVTSSMKLEPMKGAEKAWVWSAIDFAEVAEGNVEQLAVRFKLQDVANSFRDIFDRAKTAQENEILVTPIASCETLPQEVATAPGMTVCGQAAVAILEETTRERTELTSETFHTHDSTSTPHSPLNPSKMVMSPPKFLFGTDSLQKIFGSSLLLSKEDGSSESTKAKDSGWTSQPSPAFKIPEKGLDFRLFKDNPMAFWTSTSSTQFEPPAPPQARADDDSEVEVVYERQPTAEQAALARELLLPLTFFCYQNEPGNTSDDQTDDEDFETAVKALNGKLYPDPPERKAANSAAQAEIGAEGLYPEVEVVLEKKSTPDEEQKAKPLQLPPTFSDVVGKAEKDQPEDFKAEKDQPEDFKAEKDQPEDFKAEKDQPEDFKAEKDQPEDFKAEKDQPEDFKAEDAERSAYPVSSEAVSSSTGDTVPEQQFPDQSPSSQVQVPDLSEAEVQSSAAEAEFPAQSVTIQEAEVQQTPDQSDSTPTLSQTAVSSSGEQAQTSNPSAKPVACAPALVTASFGFGAQFVKKPGQWECDACLVRNEESASSCVSCQTPNPAASSGKQAPDQSDSTPAATSSSPIDLSTKKTSEPDSTSTFTTTITQDAPNSFGSLGFSDLRGEGISFADLAQNTGGEFAFGKQDSNFSWANAGATLFGAAASPNAEGGEERSHEEDANNVEIHFDPIVTLPEVETKSGEEDEEILFKERTKLYRWERDLGQWKERGVGDIKILFHPDKRFYRVLMRREQVLKVCANHTICQSMELKPMNTSNQALVWTATDFAEGEGKVEQLAAKFKTAELAECFRKTFCECQSRMSPSEASALSPQMSRVQEHSRDANPQVYLSISADDELLGMVTIELFSHIVPKTAENFRALCTGQKGFGLRNSVFHRIVPGFMCQGGDLTNQDGTGGKSIYGNKFEDENFDVRHTGPGLLSMANHGRDTNNSQFFITLKKAEHLDFKHVAFGFVREGMDVVRRMGELGTKTGKPSKKIVITECGQL, from the exons ATGCGGCGAAGTAAGGCCGAAGTGGAACGCTATATTTATTCAGTACAGAGTTCCTCTCCTTCACTCAAAGAG AAACCAATTAAAGGATTTTTATTTGCTAAATTATACTTCGAGGCTAAGGAGTATGAACTTGCTAAAAG ACATGTTTCGGAATATCTGACAGTGGCTGAGAGAGATCCCAAAGCACACAAGTTCCTGGGCCAGCTTtatgagagggaaggagatatCAACAAGGCCGTAGGATGTTACAAG CGGTCTGTGGACCTGAACCCAGCCCAGAGGGACCTGGTTTTGAAGGTGGCTGAGCTGCTGGTCAGTAAGACAGAGCGAGATAGCAGAGCAGAGTTCTGGGTGGAGAAAGCTGCCAAGTTGCTGCCTGCAAATCCTGCTGTCTTCAACCTCAAG GAGCGGCTACTGAATCGACAGGGCCAGCAGGGACGGAACCAGTTGTTCGACCTGCTGCAGGCAGAGCTGGCTATGAGACCTGGCGATGCCCATATCAACATAAAGCTGGTTCAGCTGTTCTCCTCTGATGGCAGGCTGGAGGAGGCTGTCAAACACTGTCTGGCAACAGAGAAGAGAGGCCTGCTTAGATCCAGCTTGGACTGgtactctactgtagtacacaCTCTACAG GATTTCCTAGCCCAGCCCAGTGTTTCATCCAATGAGAAGATGAGTAGACATCTGCAGAGAGAGCTACTTTTGGCCCACTGCAgcctgctgagactgaccctgtcGGGAAAAGGACTGCAGCCTAGCATCAAGGCCCTTGGGAG TTTTGACTGTGCGATGCAGGGCCTGAAGAAGACAGCGGGCAGTGTAACAGATGATCTGTCTGAGGTCTATGTGGAGATGAGGGGACATCTGTACCTGCATGCTGGCACTCTGCTGCTGAAAATGGCTCAGGAAAGAGAACAGCAGTGGAGGGCTGTCATTGACCTGGCTGCTCTCTGCTATCTATTGGCTTACCAG GTCCCAGGGCCGAAGAGCAAGGTGACTAAAGGGGACCAGTCTTCTCTTCAGCATCTGGAGCTGCTGGCCAGTGACAGACAGAGCCAGGCTGGACACATGCTGCTTAACCTCAATCCTGACACTCATACCTTTGTCAGAGAGGTGGTGGAGGCGTTTGGTAACCGTAGTGGTCAGGGCTCTCTGTTTGAGCTTTTGTTTGGGCTTCAGGCTCCAGCCGGTACTTCCTTCATCGGCAACGACGACATCCGCTCCATCAACACACAGGCTCCAGCGATATCTGACCTCATCAAACGGGACAACG gCTCCATCCAGCTCAAAGGAGGTGACCTCCAGCAGCTGTGTTGGCTGGGTCTCCAGTGGTCTCTCATGGCCCGGAGGCCTGCTCTGAGGGACTGGCTCAAACAGCTGTTCCCCAGGCTCATCCTGGAGACCTCCAAACTGGACACCAACACACCTGAGTCCATCTGCCTGCTAGACCTGGAG GTGTTcctgtgtggggtggtgtggtgcaGTCACACCCAGCTCCAGGAGAGGGCCAGGATCACTTCTACTGGTCAACAGCAACTCCATGAGCCCCGctgcctgcccctgcccctcctccgcctcctctccacagacagacagagggaatggTGGGACGCCGTCTACAGCCTCATACACAAACAAGCTGC GCCTGGCATGTCAGCCAAACTGAGGATGACCGTTCAACATGGACTAAGCACCCTTCGAGCTGGAGAGAAACATGGGCTTCAACCAGCCCTGCCCATACACTGGGCCCAGCACCTCAGCTCAACG GGGGTTGGTGTGAACTCCTACTATGACCAGAAGGAGTATATAGGGCGTAGTGTCCACTACTGGAAGGTGGTGCTCCCCCTGCTGGAAAAGATCAAGCAAAGACACAGCATCCCTGAACCCCTGGACCCCCTCTTCATACACTTTCCCtctagagacatacag ATCCCATCAGTGAAGGGCTTTGAGGAGGAGGCCATGATAGCATTTGCAACCCTCTTGGATGtcgaggggaggacagaggaggctaTTACTACTCTGGAGACCATCAACAACATCTCATCTAACTGGCACCTAGCTAGG ATCTTCCAGCGTCTGTCTGAGGAGGCTGGTAGTGGGGTGGAGGAGACTCGGGACAGGTGTGTCATGTTCCTCAGGAAGTTCAGAACTTACCTGTCCAAGATCTACAATGCCAATGCTGACGACATGGACAAG CTGCCTGTCTCAATGGAAGAGGTGATGGATCTCCTGAACGATGTGAACCAGCAGCTAGGGGAGATTGGAGAAGCGATGGATGAAGAGGGCAGACCGGTCCACTTCAGCCCTCAGTTTACTGAGCCTGCTGCCTCAGTCGCTCACATCAAATTCTCCCCTTTAACCCCTTCCCCCAGCAAGAGCTTTGTCCCTTCCTCCAAAATACACATG ACACCACCTCATTGGGCGGAGCACCAGAAGTCCCTCCTGCAGATGCTCTGCCAGCAGGTGGAGGCCCTTAAG AATGAGGTCCATGACCTGAGACATAACTCGTCAGACAGCATGGCGTCACCCCACCAAAGGATGTATGGAGATGGGTATGGGGCTGAGAGCATGCAGGAGGGCTACCCCCCAACACAGACCTTCCATGTCGCACCCCTCACCG TTGCCACCACACAGGCCCCATCTATGTATTTCAATCAATCCCCCGCTTATAACTCCGGACAGTATCTCCTTCGTCCTGCAGCCAATGTTACCCCAACAAAG GCTCCTGTATATGGAGTCAACCGTCTGCCACCCCAGCAGCACATGTATACCTACCAGCAGCCCACTAACACTCCTCCCCTGCAGTCAACACCAGCCTGCATCTACCCTCCTCAAGACCAGGTCTTCGGCACCCCCCTCCACTTCGAGTCACCAGCAACCAGTCTACTCTCCCCATACAGCGAGGAATACTACGGCCACTCTCAGCCCACCACCAACCCTCCCCTCCCTGAGCCTGGCTACTTCACCAAGCCCTCAGTCGTACCTGTCCAACCACCAAAGACCATTGAGGGGAAGCCTGTGGACTTTGGGAAGATCGCCTTTGGCCAGCAGGTCCCTGCTGAGCCTCTTAAGGTGCCTGGCTTTGGTGCTGGAGTAGTAGCCCAGTCCACTCCATCATCTGCTGCCTTTAAATTCAACTCCAACTTCAAATCCAACGATGGGGACTTTACCTTCAAAGCCAAAAACAGTGAGAACCTGTTGGGGCTTCTGACATCAGACATTCCCACCAAATCGGAGGGCCCCTCAGAGGTTGAGCCTCCTAGCCAGGGAGGGATATTTAGCTTTGGCACTAAAAGCGTGGCAGGCTTCTCCTTCAGTGATGCAGCCCAGAGTCGGGACAAACCAAACCTGTTTGAAAAAATTGAACAGCCATTTAGTTTCACTGATCAGACCAAGCCTGTATTTGGGCTGGAAAACACAGCGGTGGAGAAAGGACCGGAGAGCGATAACGACAGCACACATGTGGAGGAAGATGAGGATGGGCCTCACTTTGAGCCCATTGTGCCCCTCCCTGACAAAGTAGATGTGaagactggagaggaggaagaagaggagatgTTCTGTAACAGGTCCAAGCTATTCAGATTTGATGCAGAGACAAAGgagtggaaagagagggggatcgGCATAGTCAAAATCCTAAAGCACAATACATCAGGGAAAGTGCGTCTGCTGATGAGGAGGGAGCAGGTTCTGAAGATCTGTGCTAACCACTACATCACGCCAGATATGCTCCTGAAACCAATTGCTGGCTCTGACAAGTCCTGGGTTTGGAATGCCATTGATTATGCAGATGAGGAACCAAGGCCTGAGCAACTGGCCATCCGGTATAAAACGGCAGACGAGGCATTGCTCTTCAAAACAAAGTTTGAAGAGGCTCAGAAGATAGTTCCCAAATCTCCAGAAAAGCAGCAAGATCAGCCAGATAGGAAAGCAACTTCTCCTAATTCATCTGCTCCTCAGGTGACAAACTTCGCTGCCCAGTTTGCAAAGAAGGACGGGGAGTGGCACTGCAATGTGTGTTATGTAAGAAATGCTGCTACAATTATGCAGTGTGTTGCCTGTCAGACTGCCAACCCTAATtctctgtcagagacagacagcaaacTGGCTACTGAAACCAAAGGCTTTACTAGTGGGGCAGCTTCAGTGAGAGGATTTACTTTTGGATTTGGAGCTGACTTGTCAAAAGACACCAGCAGCGCAGGATCTATTGGAAAGGGATTTGGGGCTTTTGGAGCTCAGATACCCTCCTCCTTTACGTTTGGAACCAGTGGCACCACTTCTATACCTGTTGCTGGTTTTGGGGCCCAGTTTGGTAAGAATAAAGAAACCACAGCAGAAGTAGCAGAATCAAAGCCCTCAACCATGCCATTTGGCTCTGGATTTGGTGCCCAGTTTGGCAAAAAGCCAGGGCAGTGGGACTGTGACGTGTGTGCTGTAAGAAACCAGGCCTCCTCAAACAGTTGTGTTTCTTGTCAAACTCCAAACCATGCAGCCAAAACTGTTGTAGATAGAGCAGCAGCATCAAAGCCCTTAACCAATCCATTAGGTTCTGGATTTGGTGCCCAGTTTGGCAAAAAGCCAGGGCAGTGGGACTGTGACGTGTGTGCTGTAAGAAACCAGGCCTCCTCAAACAGTTGTGTTTCTTGTCAAACTCTAAACCATGCAGCCAAAACTGTTGTAGATAGAGCAGCAGCATCAAAGCCCTTAACCAATCCATTAGGTTCTGGATTTGGTGCCCAGTTTAGCAAAAAGCCAGGGCAGTGGGACTGTGACGTGTGTGCTGTAAGAAACCAGGCCTCCTCAAACAGTTGTGTTTCTTGTCAAACTCCAAATCCCTCAGCAAAATCAACAGTTGCGGTAGCACCACCACCAAAGCCAACAGTGTCGGGATTTGGTGATCTTTTTGCTAAGAGGGACAGACAATGGGACTGTGACACCTGTCTAGTGAGGAATGATGCATCAGTTTCTAAGTGTGTTTCCTGCCAGACACCCAATGCTAGCAGCACCTCCTCTCTTGGGGCCATGTTTGCCAAACAGGGGGGACAGTGGGACTGTGACACATGTCTAGTCAGAAACGACAGCTCTGCTAGTCAATGTGTCTCCTGTCAGACACCCAACACTAAGAGCACAGCCACCCCATCCAGCTCATCCTTCAGCTTTAGCTTTGGGAGTCAAAGTACATCTACTCAGCCTGTAGGCAATGTGTTTAAAGCAAACTTCAACAGTGACAGCTCTTTTCAGTTTGGCACAAGCAAAGTTGATACAGGTGCCCCTGCATCCTTCAAGTTTGAGACCCCTCAGGCTGAAAGCAGTGGCTCCAGTGCTGCAGGCTTCTCTTTCAATATGCCCGTACCAGCAGGTGGCTTTAAGTTTGGCACTCAAGAAACGGCAAAGGAAACCCCACCAGATGAAACTCAGACTCCTGCTTCAGGGTCTGCGTCCATGTTCCTGAAGAATATCGCAGAGCAgcacagagaaaaagagaaggaatCTGGCGTTGGTATACCTGCATCAGTGCCTTCAGTGGACAACACCGATGAGAATGGCAAACCTAATGACTTCAGTTTTGCAGATTTGGCTAAGAACTCACAAGGAGACTTCAAGTTTGGACAGACCGATTCCAATTGCAAAGAGTTCAGCCACGGTGGCGAGCAGCTGTTCACTTCCCTTCAGTCAAACCAGTGGGCAGACACTTCCGCTGACCAGGATGAAGAGGATGTATACAAAACAGAAGAGAATGACGATATCCAGTTTGAACCTGTGGTCCAGATGCCTGATAAAGTGGACCTGGtcacaggagaggaggatgaacagGCCCTTTACTCACAGAGAGTAAAGCTCTTCAGGTTTGACGGAGACATCAGCCAGTGGAAGGAGAGGGGTGTTGGAGTCCTAAAGTTCCTGAAGAATGCCACCAACGGCAGGCTGAGGGTGCTGATGAGGAGAGAGCAGGTCCTGAAGGTGTGTGCCAACCACTGGATCACCACCACCATGAACTTGAAGCCCTTGGCTGGTTCCGACAAAGCTTGGATGTGGCTTGCTAATGACTTCTCAGAAGGAGATGCCAAACTGGAGCAACTCGCTGCCAAGTTTAAAACCCCTGAGCTGGCTGAGGAGTTCAAGCTTAAGTTTGAGGAGTGTCAGAGGCTCCTGTTAGACATCCCACTGCAGACTCCTCACAAGCTTGTTGACACCGGCAGAACTGCACATCTCATCCAGAAGGCAGAGGAGATGAAGTCCGGTCTGAAAGACCTTAAATCCTTCCTGACTGATGACAAAACAAAGATCAAGGAGAACGACAGCCAAGCTAACATCACAACAGCCAGTAACACCTCAGGTCTGATCATCAAGCCCCACGTGGAGAGCACTGGGCCTACCTTAGAATGGGACAACTATGACCTGAGAGAGGAGGCTCTGGACGACAGTGCTGACACATCTGTCTACACCTCACCTCTGGCAAGCAGCCCAATCAGGAAGAACCTCTTCTGCTTTGGAGAATCCACAGAGGGCTTCAACTTCAGCTTCCAGCCTGTCATCAGTCCTACCAAGTCACCGGCCAAGCTGAACCAGAGCGGGGTGTCTGTGGACGAGGAGCAAGACGTGacccaggaggaggagagggatggccTGTACTTTGAGCCTGTGGTTCCCCTGCCAGACCTGGTGGAGATCTCTACTGGAGAGGAGAATGAAAATGTGTGTTTCAGCCACAGAGCAAAGCTGTACCGCTATGACAAAGACCTGAACCAGTGGAAGGAGAGGGGCATCGGAGACCTTAAGATACTGCAGAACTACGACACCAAACGAGTCAGACTCCTCATGAGGCGGGACCAAGTCCTGAAGATCTGCGCCAACCACTGGGTCACGTCTTCTATGAAGTTGGAGCCCATGAAGGGTGCTGAGAAGGCCTGGGTCTGGAGTGCCATTGACTTTGCTGAGGTAGCTGAGGGAAATGTGGAGCAGTTAGCAGTGCGGTTTAAACTGCAGGATGTGGCCAACTCTTTCAGAGACATCTTTGACAGGGCTAAAACCGCCCAAGAGAATGAGATTCTGGTCACTCCCATTGCCTCATGTGAGACCCTTCCTCAGGAGGTAGCAACAGCTCCAGGGATGACTGTGTGTGGACAGGCTGCTGTGGCCATCCTGGAGGAGACCACCAGAGAACGGACAGAGCTGACTTCTGAGACTTTCCACACCCATGACAGCACTTCCACACCACACAGCCCTCTCAACCCCTCTAAGATGGTGATGTCTCCTCCCAAATTCCTCTTCGGAACCGACTCTCTCCAGAAGATCTTTGGCAGCAGCCTCCTGTTGTCCAAGGAGGATGGTTCTTCAGAAAGCACCAAGGCTAAAGACAGCGGTTGGACCTCCCAGCCCTCACCTGCATTCAAAATCCCAGAAAAGG GATTGGATTTTAGGCTTTTCAAAGATAACCCAATGGCTTTTTGGACCAGCACCTCATCCACCCAATTTGAGCCCCCAG CACCCCCCCAGGCAAGGGCTGATGATGACAGTGAGGTGGAGGTGGTGTACGAGAGGCAGCCGACTGCGGAGCAGGCTGCTTTGGCCAGGGAACTCTTGCTGCCTCTCACCTTCTTCTGCTACCAGAACGAACCAGGAAACACTAGTGACGACCAGACGGACG ATGAGGACTTTGAGACTGCAGTTAAAGCGCTGAATGGAAAACTGTACCCGGATCCTCCTGAGAGAAAGGCTGCAAATTCTG CAGCTCAGGCCGAGATAGGTGCTGAGGGTCTGTACCCGGAGGTTGAGGTGGTGTTGGAGAAGAAGTCTACTCCAGATGAGGAGCAGAAAGCCAAGCCGTTGCAGCTGCCTCCAACTTTTTCAGATGTAGTCGGCAAGGCAGAGAAAGACCAGCCAGAGGACTTCAAGGCAGAGAAAGACCAGCCAGAGGACTTCAAGGCAGAGAAAGACCAGCCAGAGGACTTCAAGGCAGAGAAAGACCAGCCAGAGGACTTCAAGGCAGAGAAAGACCAGCCAGAGGACTTCAAGGCAGAGAAAGACCAGCCAGAGGACTTCAAGGCAGAG gaTGCAGAGAGAAGCGCATACCCTGTTTCATCTGAGGCTGTGTCCTCCAGCACCGGCGATACAGTGCCAGAACAACAGTTCCCAGACCAGTCCCCCAGCAGCCAGGTACAGGTTCCAGATCTGTCTGAGGCAGAGGTTcagtcctctgcagcagaggcggAGTTCCCAGCTCAGTCAGTAACCATCCAGGAGGCAGAGGTCCAGCAGACTCCAGATCAGTCAGACTCCactccaacactgtctcagactgCAGTCTCCAGCAGCGGGGAGCAGGCTCAAACTTCAAACCCTTCAGCAAAACCTGTTGCTTGTGCCCCAGCTTTGGTGACTGCCTCATTTGGATTTGGTGCACAGTTTGTCAAAAAGCCAGGGCAGTGGGAGTGTGACGCATGTCTTGTTAGAAATGAGGAGTCTGCAAGCAGTTGTGTTTCTTGTCAAACTCCAAACCCTGCAGCCAGCAGTGGTAAGCAGGCTCCAGATCAGTCAGACTCTACTCCTGCGGCTACCAGCAGCAGCCCTATAGACCTGTCTACCAAGAAGACCTCGGAGCCGGACTCCACATCGACATTTACGACAACCATTACTCAGG ATGCTCCAAACTCATTTGGCTCCTTGGGCTTCAGTGATCTGAGAGGGGAAGGGATCTCCTTCGCTGATCTGGCACAGAACACCGGGGGTGAATTCGCCTTCGGAAAACAAG ATTCTAACTTCTCGTGGGCGAATGCTGGGGCTACGTTGTTTGGAGCTGCAGCCTCACCCAATgctgaaggaggggaggagaggagtcatgaAGAGGACGCTAATAATGTGGAAATTCACTTTGATCCCATAGTCACCCTACCAGAG GTGGAGACTAAGTcaggggaggaggatgaggagatctTGTTTAAGGAGCGTACCAAGCTGTACCGCTGGGAGAGAGACCTGGGCCAGTGGAAGGAGAGGGGTGTGGGAGACATCAAGATCCTCTTCCACCCCGATAAGAGGTTCTACCGGGTGCTGATGAGGAGGGAGCAGGTGCTGAAGGTGTGTGCCAATCACACCATCTGCCAGAGCATGGAGCTCAAACCCATGAACACCTCTAACCAAGCCCTCGTCTGGACCGCTACCGACTTTGCAG AGGGTGAGGGTAAGGTGGAGCAGTTGGCAGCCAAGTTCAAAACAGCAGAGCTGGCTGAGTGTTTCAGGAAGACCTTCTGTGAGTGTCAGAGCCGTATGAGCCCATCAGAGGCCTCGGCCCTCTCCCCCCAGATGTCCAGGGTCCAGGAACATTCCAGAGACGCCAACCCCCAG GTGTACCTCTCCATCTCCGCTGACGACGAGCTGCTGGGAATGGTCACCATAGAACTGTTCTCTCACATTGTCCCCAAGACGGCTGAGAACTTCAGAGCGCTGTGTACAGGACAGAAAGGCTTCGGGCTGCGCAACTCTGTCTTCCACAGGATCGTACCGGGCTTCATGTGTCAG GGTGGCGACCTCACCAACCAGGACGGGACAGGAGGGAAGTCCATCTACGGGAACAAGTTTGAGGACGAGAACTTTGATGTGCGCCACACGGGTCCGGGGCTGCTGTCCATGGCCAACCATGGCAGAGACACCAACAACTCCCAGTTCTTCATCACATTGAAGAAGGCTGAGCACCTGGACTTTAAACATGTGGCCTTTGGCTTCGTCAGAGAGGGCATGGATGTGGTCCGCAGAATGGGAGAGCTGGGCACCAAAACTGGCAAACCCAGCAAGAAGATTGTCATCACCGAATGTGGACAACTGTAG